From the genome of Papaver somniferum cultivar HN1 chromosome 2, ASM357369v1, whole genome shotgun sequence, one region includes:
- the LOC113354546 gene encoding uncharacterized protein At2g34160-like: MAEAVVVSSPAPAGIKNEGAIISNGGGSHYKKNRIQVSNTKKPLFFYVNLAKRYMRQHSEVELSALGMAIATVVTISEILKNHGLAIEKKLVTSTVDMKDENKGRLVQKAKIEILLGKTENFDNLMAKAAAGAVPVTAASATTASTDGAVVSAEKQSTDVVDNNKEKESAQPMSATT, encoded by the exons ATGGCAGAGGCAGTTGTTGTTTCATCACCGGCGCCGGCAGGCATTAAGAATGAAGGTGCAATAATTAGTAACGGAGGAGGATCTCATTATAAGAAGAACCGGATTCAAGTCTCTAATACCAAGAAACCACTTTTCTTTTATGTTAATCTTGCTAAG AGGTACATGCGACAACACAGCGAGGTTGAACTTTCTGCTTTGGGTATGG CCATTGCTACTGTTGTCACAATTTCTGAAATTCTGAAGAACCATGGTCTCGCTATTGAGAAAA AATTGGTGACATCCACTGTCGATATGAAAGATGAAAATAAGGGTAGATTGGTTCAGAAAGCGAAG ATTGAGATATTGCTGGGAAAGACTGAGAATTTCGATAATCTGATGGCAaaagctgctgctggtgctgttcCGGTTACTGCTGCTTCTGCAACAACAGCATCAACAGATGGTGCTGTTGTTTCTGCTGAAAAACAATCGACAGATGTTGTGGATAACAACAAGGAAAAAGAAAGTGCGCAACCAATGTCAGCCACAACTTAG
- the LOC113350521 gene encoding calmodulin-like, whose translation MAEQFTEDQISEYKEAFTLFDEDGDGYIIAKELSSAMKSTGKNPTEDEIHNMINEVDADKNGAINFTEFLDLMAQKIKDAIKDAQSDEDEPNDVFKFLKRFHFCC comes from the exons aTGGCTGAACAGTTCACTGAAGATCAGATCTCAGAATACAAGGAAGCTTTTACCTTATTTGATGAAGATGGAGATG GCTATATCATTGCTAAAGAGTTGAGCAGTGCAATGAAGTCTACGGGGAAAAAtccaactgaagatgaaattcataacatgatcaACGAGGTTGATGCCGACAAAAATGGAGCTATTAATTTCACTGAGTTCTTGGATTTGATGGCACAAAAGATAAAA GATGCGATTAAGGATGCGCAGTCTGATGAGGATGAACCAAACGATGTTTTTAAGTTCTTAAAAAGGTTTCATTTCTGTTGCTGA